The Oryza brachyantha chromosome 7, ObraRS2, whole genome shotgun sequence genomic interval ttttttaccgaGGGAGTAGAGAGAGACGAGTGAGACGAGGGCGGATGAGGTCGGCAGTGACGTCATCCAACATACAGTGGCGTCGTGCTCATGTCGCCGTCGCCTAGATTACAAAAGCGTCCAGAGGCTCATCTTCGGTTCGGTTCCATGAACCACGTCCACATCTCTTTCGCTCcccttctcttttttcttttgctgccGATAGCCACACGTGCCCGTAGCCGCCATTAGCTGCTACCTCTtgactagtagtagtagtaggagTACTAATAATACAGCTACTGCAGTTTAACAGCCGAGCTAATTAAGGTGGCCATTACTCATTACCAGCTGTAGTGTATTGCTTAATGGTTTAGAGTTTTGTTCAAATTATGTGACCACTTTATCTTTTTGAGAAGATTCCTTCTTTgacttgaaaattttaaccGATAAATCTCCTAGTTTTGCTCACTTTGAATGTTTCTTTTGCTAGTagttgaatattgaatgaGTGTAAACATATCGGTTTTACCTTGGACACGTAAGAAATGAGTAAATATAGTCTTTATACATTAAAAGTATAGTAATTTGTTGTGTGATTATAGGTTTTGTAAGGTTGATGTGCAAGAAAGTATTGtatgttaatattttaaatatatattaaaaaatgagtatcatttttaaatgctcaatttaaatatgacatttaacaacaaattttattatttttaagattttaatataaaatttttattaatagactatataaaatttatttttaaaactaaaactttTGGCCGCGTCTGTGTAATTGGCAGTGACTGGtctcatttaacttttttatatctggatatataaaatttacaagGCAGTTTTAAAAGTTCTTCGgtagtaaattaaattataataaataattattatttcgacactaatttaaagtattaaatatagactaataaaaaaaactaatttcataaatgagtggtaagccgcgagacgaattttctaagcctaattaatacataatcagagcatgtttactatagcatcacataggctcatcatggattaattaggctcaatagattcgtcttgtgaattagtccaagattatagatagatttgtttaatagtctatgtttactatttataataagggTTCAAACATTAGATGGGAGGGAAAAAtaagtcccttgtcccaaacaccatctAATCAAATAGGAGTAAAAGATAAGAGCACAGTGACATTTATTAgagtaggtacaatagcaggctataagtcagctataagtatattttaaagagataagaggggagagagaagagaagtgagctactaatttatagtcagctgcagcacgaACTCTAAGAAATGTATGTATGagagcattcccaacccaataACTAGAATGGTGTtcatagcattaaataagttgtcacctaagatgaaagatgatgtgccaagtgaataaataagaaaagagaatgaaaccatgtcttgcatgagacatgattTCTATACAACATCcaaaatatcatgtgagataagtatcattaaattgaagtattaaatagtggtgtttgcattgaaagagcagtgtctagtactagtttctcaatgatgaaaagtttatagaaactatATTTAGTATTATGGGTTGAGAATATCGTAACCtatgttttctattttctagaTAGCTATTGTAATGAATTTACATTTAAATGAATTGGAGccagccgccgctgctgcttcTTGCTCGTTCGTGTAGCCACCCGCCCCCATATCTACCTCGACCTCCACCCGTTTTGACCCTTTGACCTCCCTCCCTTCTGCGAACCTTACCACCTCCACCCATATATAAACcacccctccgccgccacctcccgcaCCACCATTCCCAAATCCAACGCAGCTAGCACACACGCACCCAAATCCAaatggcggcgatggcgcggcgcgacgcggaggcggagctcaACCTGCCCCCCGGCTTCCGCTTCCACCCGACGGACGAGGAGCTGGTGGCGCACTACCtctgcgcgcgcgcggcggggcggccggCCCCCGTCCCCATCATCGCCGAGCTCGACCTCTACCGCCACGACCCCTGGGAGCTCCCCGCCCGCGCGCTCTTCGGCCGCCGCGAGTGGTACTTCTTCACGCCGCGCGACCGCAAGTACCCCAACGGCTCcaggcccagccgcgccgccggcgccggctacTGGAAGGCCACCGGCGCCGACAAGCCCGTCCTGCACGCCGGCAGGACGCTCGGGATCAAGAAGGCGCTCGTCTTCTACAGCGGCAAGCCGCCGCGCGGGGTCAAGACGGAGTGGATCATGCACGAGTACCGCCTcgccgactccgccgccgtcgccaagaAGAAGTCCGGCACTCTCAGGGTAATTTAATTCTCCTCTCGTCTTCTCGTCGGGCTTTtgttcgccgccggccggagcAAGAGTTTCTGACGGGTGGGTGCTTGGTCATGGCAGCTTGACGACTGGGTGCTGTGCCGGCTGTACAACAAGAAGAACGAGTGGGAGAAGATGCAGCGGCAGAAGGCGGAGGacgccgccatggcggcgccgtcgcacTCGCCGGGGGAGACGCGGACCCCCGAGTCGGAGATCGACAACGACCCGTTCCCGGAGATGgactcgccgccggccttcAACGACGCCGGCGTGCCCCTCCTGCCGCCCAAGGAGGAGGCCCACGACGACGACTGGCTCATGGGGATGAGCCTCGACGACCTTCAGGGCCTCGGCTCACTGCTGCAGGACGACGACCTCTTCGAGCTCGCCCCGGCCAAGACGGAGCCGCCATTCTTCTgatcactctctctctcctgcaAGAAGACATGTTCACTACTGTACAtaaattcagagtttcagacatgttcagaattcagatggTCTATGATTACTTGATTAGTGTATGGATGTTAGTAGTTTTGTAGAGTAGTAGGGATATACTCCAAATTGGAGATTGATCAAGAATTTGATTCTAATGTGCCGAGTGTTactcctcatcatcatcagagaTTCGGAGGTGTGTCAAAGACTCAAAGTGacattctttttccttttcttttggttgtGGGTTACTGTGTTGTACTCATAGATTTGTTTGTCAGATGATTAACTGAGGATAAGCTCATCATTTGCAAATTGCTTTCTGTTTGATGATTTGAAACAAGTTCAGTGAATAACATAAAAGTTCGATACCAGCAATGGAATTGTTTCTGCGTCAATGAGCTGAATCTGGTGATTTGGGCAGTTTCTTTTGACCATCTTGAAACCATCAGATAGGTTGGGCGAGAGATACtctgaagaaatttttttattagacttAAAGATCATGGCATTAAacctaattacacagttacaaAGGAAAtcgacgaatcttttgagcctaattagtatgtgaATAgctataagtgttacagtaagctacatgtactaatgacggattaattagacttaaaagatttgtctcgtagtTTTTTGAcggaatctataatttattttgtaattatactaggtttaatacttctaaattttattagactatatttaatactctaaatATATATCCGTGATGAACAATGCCTTATACTATCTAGTATGACTATTTGGGAAATAAAATTGAACGCGACAAAGATGACGTGAACACGGCAGGCTTTTCATCTATGATGAACACAGGACGCTATGTCTGACGAACAGTGTTTCGTGTTCATCTGAAAATCACCTTCAGATACTAGCAACTGGTTGTTTATATGTTTACTCACTATT includes:
- the LOC102718375 gene encoding NAC domain-containing protein 67-like encodes the protein MAAMARRDAEAELNLPPGFRFHPTDEELVAHYLCARAAGRPAPVPIIAELDLYRHDPWELPARALFGRREWYFFTPRDRKYPNGSRPSRAAGAGYWKATGADKPVLHAGRTLGIKKALVFYSGKPPRGVKTEWIMHEYRLADSAAVAKKKSGTLRLDDWVLCRLYNKKNEWEKMQRQKAEDAAMAAPSHSPGETRTPESEIDNDPFPEMDSPPAFNDAGVPLLPPKEEAHDDDWLMGMSLDDLQGLGSLLQDDDLFELAPAKTEPPFF